The stretch of DNA CAAATACCATGTTCCAGTAGGTTGATCCTGGAACGATCATATCATTGATAAAAAAAAACATCAGCATTTCCTGTATTGTTGCTGTATGTCCCCCTCTTCTTGCAACAGCTATTGGACCTCCCACTTTCCATGACAGAAAATTATCAGAAGCCATTGAAACCATTCCTATTCTCTGCAGTGCAGACATTACATCTCCACGCGCGGTTCCAAAATAAACCGGTGCCCCTACAATAAAACCATCTGATTCTCTAATTTTTGTTATAATATCATTTAATCCATCATTAATTGCACATTCGTTTAATTCTTTGCATCTTCCGCATGCAATGCATGATTTGATACTTTTTCCTACAAATGAGATTATTTCAACATCCAAACCTTCATCTTCTATAGCACCTGCACATTCTTCAAGTACCTGATATGTATTTCCACTTGGTCTTGGACTAGCACATAATAAAAGAAC from Methanobacterium veterum encodes:
- a CDS encoding flavodoxin family protein, coding for MKKVLLLCASPRPSGNTYQVLEECAGAIEDEGLDVEIISFVGKSIKSCIACGRCKELNECAINDGLNDIITKIRESDGFIVGAPVYFGTARGDVMSALQRIGMVSMASDNFLSWKVGGPIAVARRGGHTATIQEMLMFFFINDMIVPGSTYWNMVFGHAPGDVQDDEEGMRTIKKFGYNVATLIKKISE